In Babesia microti strain RI chromosome IV, complete genome, the sequence aatattaACACCCAGTAATTGAACTCTACTATAAGCCCATAAATTGTACAAACAGGCATAGTATGCTATTAGATACGTAATGtcaatatgtatattgttAGCTTACTTAAAATACATATCTACAATTATATCCTAGCATGGTTAAGGTAGCGGTTAGCGCCATATATAAAACTGCAATGCGTATTTAACGCACAACAACTTAACTCACTGAATTAGCTAAAAATCCCAAGAATTGATTGGGCCATGAGTTGCTTAGTTGTCATAAAcaaaatgcaataaaaCCCAATCTGCTATCGTctatttttttgaattttgcaatttacTGAGCACGCCCGAACTCATTAACGCCCGTCTAAATCAACTTAATATTACTCAATAAGGTAGGATAGGGGCTTGTTCCGATTAACCAGATATTCGTGTACCGCTCGATAAACCCAGGGCTGAATAATATGCTGAATTACCTTATGAAAAGTACTTGGGCTGGTGGGTGAGAAGCTCTTGTACCCAATCTCCTTATCAGATTTTAGAGGCTTGCTTGGATCCAACTGATTTTTGCCCATTAGgtttataaaaaattccTCCTGCGAATTCACAAAAGTGCGATATAAATGTAGCGAATGGATTTTGTCACGAAGTGTGGTGATCAGGGTAAACTGTTTAGAACTAAGTTCGCACTCTTTGGCATCTAATTTCGATAAAGTCTCGGAGAATTTTGTGCCTAGGGAGCTGAGCGCAGCCGATACGTTAATGGGTTTCCAGGGGAAGACCAACGTCTGGCCCGCATAATCCAAGTCTAGATCGAAATAGGATTCGTTTTGTGCCACCGTTCCAGAGGCTTTGATGCGATGCTCTATTATGATTGGTGTTTTTGCCACGGATgtagtaaaattttttagtgtCTGAGGCAATTGTTTCAGTTTGATGTCACTAGAAAATACACGTGAAAGTGGTTCGTTCAACTTGATTGTCTGATCTGTgatattcatcaaattattttttagtgcATAATCAGTTATAAGTCCTGCAACTTCTGGTATACCTTTACAGCTGATATCCACGCCCAAATTAGCAAAGAATTCTAAGAGCCCTTTATgatatttaacaattggAGTCCTGTCTTGGGGAAACAAAGTAATTTCAATATCGGTATCACATTCATAAATTAAGCATAATTCAACCCCAATCGTATCGTTTTTCATTTCATAGAATGTGCAATTGGAATTGGGTATGAAAGGAGATGAGGAGGGGTCTATTCTTTTGTGAAATGGTTTGCACGAACTCACGCCCCTTGGATTCATCCAAAGCGAGGTGAACTTATCATTTCTTATGAGTATGGTACGAAATAGGGACCCAATTGCTCGTTTAATTGGCTGTT encodes:
- a CDS encoding hypothetical protein (overlaps_old_locusTagID:BBM_III09710), encoding MIDSTVNNMHKRAQARNLLASTMVPGMRDNFFVECKQLDQALACEEYLTHLLMGKLNSICNILLDKSNLMPHNKLRIHVFNQFQHLNQKISNTDRSHYVYQPPPTVTLHINIYLIDSSLIQQPIKRAIGSLFRTILIRNDKFTSLWMNPRGVSSCKPFHKRIDPSSSPFIPNSNCTFYEMKNDTIGVELCLIYECDTDIEITLFPQDRTPIVKYHKGLLEFFANLGVDISCKGIPEVAGLITDYALKNNLMNITDQTIKLNEPLSRVFSSDIKLKQLPQTLKNFTTSVAKTPIIIEHRIKASGTVAQNESYFDLDLDYAGQTLVFPWKPINVSAALSSLGTKFSETLSKLDAKECELSSKQFTLITTLRDKIHSLHLYRTFVNSQEEFFINLMGKNQLDPSKPLKSDKEIGYKSFSPTSPSTFHKPWVYRAVHEYLVNRNKPLSYLIERALMSSGVLSKLQNSKK